In the genome of Tachysurus vachellii isolate PV-2020 chromosome 9, HZAU_Pvac_v1, whole genome shotgun sequence, one region contains:
- the slc27a2a gene encoding solute carrier family 27 member 2a, with protein sequence MSLLYAVFAVLLFLPLLIHVCCPYLMHDVLFVLKGVSVVMKMRRFRSSTPCYTILDRFLDAVNKHPEKSFLVFEGRSYTYSEADKLSSKVARALIHHTELQEGDTVALFLGNEPYFVWIWLGLSKLGCTAALLNSNIRAQSLLHCFTCCGAKTLITGADLQEAVEEVLPVLKEQDVRVFQVGENCEKDGFINLSEKINAASDEQLPHSLRSRVTMKTPALYIYTSGTTGLPKAAVINHERVWMASYLQRMSGVCSDDVIYVFLPLYHSAGFLMGLTGAIERGITVILRRKFSVSQFWTDCRKHNVTVIQYIGEIIRYLCNTPKTDGERVHNVRLAIGNGIRADAWMEFLQRFGDMRICECYGATEANIGLVNYVGKIGSVGRANVILKRLAGYAFIKYNTEMEEPVRDSRGFCVEVATGETGLLVAKITKMAPFNGYANSKQQTEKKKLRNVFKQGDVYFNTGDLMKVDEQGFVYFQDRIGDTFRWKGENVATTEVADILIMVGFIEEANVYGVKVPGHEGRIGMAAIKLKEGWNFDGSIAYKHVESYLPTYARPRFIRVQDMLNITGTYKQVKLQLAEEGFNPKAVQDEMYFLDDRKKIYVPMTEDIYNFICNGHLRL encoded by the exons ATGTCGCTCTTGTACGCGGTGTTTGCGGTTCTTTTGTTCCTTCCGCTCCTCATTCATGTCTGTTGTCCGTATTTAATGCACGACGTGCTGTTTGTACTGAAGGGAGTGAGTGtggtgatgaagatgaggaggttCCGCAGCTCCACTCCGTGCTACACCATCCTGGACCGCTTCTTAGACGCGGTGAACAAACATCCTGAGAAGTCGTTCCTGGTGTTTGAAGGTCGCTCCTACACGTACAGTGAGGCGGATAAACTGAGCAGTAAAGTGGCGAGGGCTCTGATCCATCACACCGAGCTGCAGGAAGGAGACACCGTGGCTCTGTTCCTCGGGAATGAACCTTACTTCGTCTGGATTTGGCTCGGACTCAGTAAACTGGGCTGCACCGCTGCGCTCCTCAACTCCAACATCCGCGCCCAGTCGCTGCTGCACTGCTTCACCTGCTGCGGGGCAAAAACCCTCATCACTGGTGCAG ATTTACAGGAAGCGGTGGAGGAAGTACTTCCTGTCTTGAAGGAGCAGGATGTGCGGGTCTTCCAGGTGGGTGAAAATTGTGAGAAGGACGGATTTATAAACCTCAGCGAGAAAATCAATGCGGCAAGTGACGAGCAACTACCACATTCACTTCGCTCCAGAGTCACCATGAAGACCCCTGCACTCTACATCTACACTTCAGGCACCACTg GTCTTCCTAAAGCAGCTGTGATCAACCATGAGAGGGTGTGGATGGCCTCCTACCTACAGAGAATGTCCGGTGTCTGTTCTGATGATGTCATCTATGTGTTCCTGCCCCTCTACCACAGCGCTGGCTTCCTTATGGGCCTCACTGGGGCAATAGAGCGCG gaatcaCAGTGATTTTGAGAAGAAAGTTCTCAGTGTCTCAGTTTTGGACTGATTGCAGGAAGCACAATGTGACAGTGATCCAGTATATCGGAGAGATCATACGCTACCTCTGTAACACACCCAAG ACGGATGGTGAGCGTGTACACAACGTACGTCTTGCTATTGGAAACGGTATCCGTGCCGACGCGTGGATGGAGTTTCTGCAGCGATTTGGAGACATGCGTATCTGTGAATGCTACGGAGCGACAGAAGCAAACATTGGACTTGTCAACTACGTCGGGAAAATAGGTTCTGTTGGACGCGCGAATGTGATCCTGAAG cgaCTTGCCGGTTATGCCTTCATTAAATATAATACTGAGATGGAGGAACCAGTACGAGACTCCCGAGGATTCTGTGTGGAGGTTGCTACTG gagaaacAGGCCTGCTGGTGGCAAAGATCACTAAAATGGCTCCATTTAATGGCTATGCTAACAGCAAgcagcaaacagaaaaaaagaagttgAGGAACGTGTTCAAACAGGGAGACGTGTACTTCAACACAGGAGACCTAATGAAAGTTGATGAGCAAGGCTTTGTCTACTTCCAGGACCGCATTGGAGACACATTCAG GTGGAAGGGTGAGAATGTTGCTACTACTGAAGTAGCTGACATTTTGATTATGGTGGGTTTCATAGAGGAGGCTAATGTCTATGGAGTCAAAGTGCCAG GTCATGAGGGCAGAATAGGAATGGCTGCTATAAAGCTGAAGGAGGGGTGGAATTTTGACGGCTCTATAGCGTACAAGCACGTTGAGAGCTACCTGCCCACCTACGCAAGACCACGTTTCATTAGGGTCCAG GACATGTTAAACATCACAGGCACCTACAAACAGGTGAAGCTGCAATTGGCTGAGGAGGGATTCAATCCCAAAGCCGTCCAGGATGAGATGTACTTCCTGGACGACAGAAAGAAAATCTATGTTCCCATGACAGAGGACATTTATAACTTCATATGCAACGGACATTTGAGATTATAA
- the LOC132851520 gene encoding long-chain fatty acid transport protein 2-like yields MDILYTALAVLSLSFLLFFIKFPYFLHDFVFIMKSLRVRSKRMKFRKRVPFYTVLDCFVAAVHRHPHKPFVVFEDDVYTYQQVDRWSNRAAHALRKHTNLQEGDTAALLMANEPHFIFLWLGLMKIGCSISLLNTNIRGKSLMHCFLCCEAKVLIAGEEYRSAVCEVLPELHIRGVSVFLLCDNCDFDGVQSLKDKMDISDDGPVSHTLRANITMKSPAFYIYTSGTTGLPKAGVLLHERIWGGAFFQSLFGVKPDDVIYIPLPLYHAAGLIIGLGGAIERGITVVLRKKFSVSQFWTDCRQYNVTVIQYIGEIMRYLCNTPKRDTDRQHSVRLAIGNGLRPEVWQEFQCRFGVKKIGEFYAASDGNMGFLNYTGKVGAVGKVNFLQRKLDLHALIQFDHERDAPVRDSRGRCVPVQTGETGLLVCKITEITPFAGYSGNPELTEKKKLRNVFEDGDVYLNSGDLLRTDHQGFMYFQDRIGDTFRWKGENVATTEVAGIISALDFVEDVCVYGVKVPGHEGRVGMAALTLKDEQEFDGEKAFSHITNFLPAYARPRFIRILRSMELTGTFKQVKISLMKDGFDPERVTPPIYFLKENYKSYIPLTHTHYNTIISGEICF; encoded by the exons ATGGATATTCTGTACACTGCCCTTGCAGTTTTGAGCTTgagctttttgttgttttttataaagTTCCCTTATTTCCTGCATGACTTTGTGTTCATAATGAAATCCCTCAGGGTCAGGTCAAAGCGCATGAAGTTTCGGAAGAGAGTTCCCTTCTACACGGTGCTCGACTGCTTTGTGGCTGCAgtacacagacacccacacaaacCCTTTGTTGTGTTTGAGGATGATGTCTACACGTACCAGCAGGTGGACCGCTGGAGCAACAGGGCAGCACACGCGCTGCGTAAACACACCAACCTGCAAGAGGGAGACACGGCCGCGCTGCTCATGGCCAATGAACCACACTTCATCTTCCTCTGGCTCGGGCTGATGAAGATCGGATGCTCTATATCACTTCTCAACACCAACATTCGGGGAAAATCTTTAATGCACTGCTTCTTGTGTTGTGAAGCGAAAGTGCTGATCGCAGGAGAAG AGTATCgcagtgcagtgtgtgaggTGCTGCCCGAGTTGCACATACGTGGTGTAAGTGTTTTCCTGTTGTGTGATAATTGTGACTTTGATGGAGTTCAGTCTCTGAAAGACAAGATGGACATCAGTGACGACGGGCCTGTGAGTCACACACTGAGAGCTAACATCACCATGAAAAGCCCAGCCTTTTACATCTATACATCAGGAACTACag gtctccCTAAAGCAGGAGTTCTTCTTCATGAACGAATATGGGGTGGCGCTTTCTTCCAGTCTCTGTTTGGTGTCAAGCCTGATGATGTCATCTACATACCACTCCCCCTTTACCATGCTGCAGGACTGATCATTGGCCTCGGTGGGGCAATAGAGAGGG gaatcACAGTGGTGTTGAGGAAGAAGTTCTCAGTGTCTCAGTTTTGGACTGACTGCAGGCAATACAACGTGACAGTGATCCAGTATATCGGAGAGATCATGCGCTACCTCTGTAACACACCCAag AGAGACACAGACCGGCAGCACTCGGTGCGACTCGCCATCGGAAACGGACTTCGTCCTGAAGTCTGGCAAGAATTTCAGTGCAGGTTTGGTGTGAAAAAAATTGGAGAGTTCTACGCTGCCTCCGATGGGAACATGGGCTTCTTGAACTACACGGGGAAAGTCGGGGCTGTGGGCAAAGTGAACTTCCTCCAGAGG AAACTTGATCTTCATGCACTGATTCAGTTCGACCATGAGAGAGATGCACCGGTGCGGGACAGCAGGGGGCGCTGTGTCCCTGTTCAAACAG gtgaaACAGGTCTTCTGGTGTGTAAGATCACTGAGATCACTCCATTTGCAGGATATTCAGGAAATCCAGAACTAacagagaagaagaagctgCGTAATGTGTTTGAGGACGGAGATGTTTATCTGAACAGTGGAGACTTATTAAGGACAGACCACCAGGGCTTCATGTACTTCCAGGACCGCATTGGAGACactttcag ATGGAAAGGAGAGAACGTGGCCACCACTGAAGTAGCTGGCATTATTTCAGCACTGGATTTTgttgaggatgtgtgtgtgtatggtgtcaAGGTTCcag GTCATGAGGGTCGTGTCGGCATGGCAGCGCTGACACTAAAGGACGAGCAAGAGTTTGACGGTGAAAAAGCTTTCAGTCACATCACCAACTTCCTGCCGGCGTACGCCAGGCCCCGCTTCATCCGCATCCtg AGGAGCATGGAGTTGACTGGGACATTTAAACAGGTGAAAATATCTCTGATGAAGGATGGATTTGATCCTGAGAGAGTGACTCCACCCATCTACTTCCTGAAGGAGAACTACAAGAGCTAcatcccactcacacacacacactacaacactaTCATATCAGGGGAGATCTgcttctga